A stretch of Nonomuraea africana DNA encodes these proteins:
- a CDS encoding S-(hydroxymethyl)mycothiol dehydrogenase, with the protein MPYEVQGVIARGKGQPVSTETVLVPDPGPGEAVVNVKACGVCHTDLHYREGGINDDFPFLLGHEAAGVVEAVGEGVKDLAPGDYVILNWRAVCGACRACLRGRPWYCFATHNAAQKMTLADGTELSPALGIGAFAEKTLVAAGQCTKVSADAPPEVAGLLGCGVMAGLGAALNTGNVSRGDTVAVIGCGGVGDAAILGASLAGAAKIIAVDVDDRKLAWARDFGATDKVNSAQADPVEVIRDLTGGFGADVVIEAVGRPETYRQAFYARDLAGTVVLVGVPTPEMTLELPLLDVFGRGGALKSSWYGDCLPSRDFPMLIDLFLRGRLPLERFVSEKIALDQVEDAFARMHRGEVLRSVVVL; encoded by the coding sequence ATGCCGTACGAAGTGCAAGGCGTCATAGCTCGTGGCAAGGGTCAGCCGGTCTCCACCGAGACCGTTCTCGTGCCGGATCCAGGCCCAGGTGAAGCGGTCGTCAACGTGAAGGCCTGCGGGGTCTGCCATACCGATCTCCACTACCGCGAGGGCGGGATCAACGACGACTTCCCCTTCCTGCTCGGACACGAGGCGGCGGGTGTCGTCGAGGCGGTCGGCGAGGGGGTGAAGGACCTCGCGCCGGGCGACTACGTGATCCTCAACTGGCGCGCGGTGTGCGGCGCCTGCCGGGCCTGCCTGCGCGGGCGCCCCTGGTACTGCTTCGCCACGCACAACGCCGCGCAGAAGATGACGCTCGCCGACGGCACCGAGCTCAGCCCCGCCCTGGGCATCGGCGCGTTCGCCGAGAAGACGCTGGTCGCCGCGGGGCAGTGCACCAAGGTCTCGGCCGATGCGCCGCCCGAGGTGGCGGGCCTGCTCGGGTGCGGCGTGATGGCCGGGCTCGGCGCCGCGCTCAACACGGGCAACGTCTCGCGCGGCGACACCGTGGCCGTCATCGGCTGCGGCGGCGTCGGCGACGCGGCCATCCTCGGCGCCTCGCTCGCCGGCGCCGCGAAGATCATCGCGGTGGACGTCGACGACCGCAAGCTCGCGTGGGCCCGCGACTTCGGCGCGACCGACAAGGTGAACTCCGCGCAGGCCGACCCGGTCGAGGTCATCCGCGACCTGACGGGTGGCTTCGGCGCCGACGTCGTCATCGAGGCCGTCGGCCGGCCGGAGACCTACAGGCAGGCCTTCTACGCCCGCGACCTGGCCGGCACCGTCGTGCTGGTCGGCGTGCCGACCCCCGAGATGACGCTGGAGCTGCCGCTGCTCGACGTCTTCGGGCGCGGCGGCGCGCTCAAGTCCTCCTGGTACGGCGACTGCCTGCCCTCCCGCGACTTCCCCATGCTGATCGACCTGTTCCTGCGGGGACGGCTCCCGCTCGAGCGGTTCGTCTCGGAGAAGATCGCCCTCGACCAGGTCGAGGACGCCTTCGCCCGCATGCACCGCGGCGAGGTCCTGCGCTCGGTGGTGGTCCTGTGA
- the fdhD gene encoding formate dehydrogenase accessory sulfurtransferase FdhD produces MTTPTTRARITEITGNVVRERRDHLATEEPLEIRLTGAGARDRRTVAITMRTPGHDFELAAGFLHGEGIAGPGHIRAIGYCTDEDVAPEARYNTVTVALDGPIPDLPTLDRHFLTSSACGVCGSASLDVLRDRCAPVPAGALRLSPKTLYGLPSRLRAAQGVFGKTGGLHAAGLFTGDGDLLAAREDVGRHNAVDKLVGWASMNQLLPLRDHVLMVSGRASYEIMQKALAAGVPAVCAVSAPSSLAVELAREFGMTLVGFLREERCNVYAGMERITA; encoded by the coding sequence GTGACCACCCCAACCACCCGGGCGCGCATCACCGAGATCACCGGAAATGTCGTCCGAGAACGCCGGGACCACCTCGCCACCGAGGAGCCCCTCGAGATCCGGCTCACCGGCGCCGGCGCGCGCGACCGCAGGACCGTGGCGATCACCATGCGCACCCCGGGACACGACTTCGAGCTGGCGGCGGGCTTCCTCCACGGCGAGGGGATCGCGGGGCCCGGACACATCAGGGCCATCGGCTACTGCACCGACGAGGACGTCGCGCCGGAGGCGCGCTACAACACCGTCACGGTCGCGCTGGACGGCCCGATCCCCGACCTGCCGACCCTTGACAGGCACTTCCTCACCTCCAGCGCCTGCGGCGTCTGCGGCTCGGCCAGCCTGGACGTGCTCCGCGACCGGTGCGCGCCCGTTCCGGCCGGCGCGCTCAGGCTCTCCCCCAAGACGCTGTACGGCCTGCCGTCCAGGTTGAGGGCGGCCCAGGGCGTCTTCGGCAAGACGGGCGGCCTGCACGCGGCCGGCCTGTTCACCGGTGACGGCGACCTGCTCGCGGCGCGGGAGGACGTCGGCAGGCACAACGCCGTGGACAAGCTCGTCGGCTGGGCCTCGATGAACCAGCTGCTGCCCCTGCGCGACCACGTGCTGATGGTCAGCGGCAGGGCCAGCTACGAGATCATGCAGAAGGCCCTGGCGGCCGGGGTTCCCGCGGTGTGCGCGGTGTCGGCGCCGTCGTCGCTGGCGGTGGAGCTGGCGAGGGAGTTCGGGATGACCCTCGTCGGGTTCCTGCGCGAGGAGCGCTGCAACGTCTACGCGGGCATGGAGCGCATCACCGCTTAG
- a CDS encoding MFS transporter — protein MTVLDTRPTVATPQQPVAYRWRWPALFVILAGSVMELLDATVTHIAGPTMRADLGGGTSLIQWLGAAYTLAMTAGLLTGGRLGDIVGRKRMFLIGVIGFTIGSLFCAVAVSPETMIAARVAQGLFGAAMIPQGLGLMKEMFPPKELQAAFGLFGPVMGLSAIGGPILAGWLVSADLFGTGWRMIFLINLPIGVAAVLAAVRFLPSSPPAGGVRLDLPGAALASLGTVLIVFPLVQGGEHGWPLWSFAMMAASAVTFACFVGYEKRRDRDPLIAPSLFRKPAFVSGLAVGAIYFAAFGGVLLVIGLYTQLGLGYSPLKAALTGVPSSIGMIAGMGVAQATQKHGRRVLLAGAVVMGLAVLALLVVAEQGVTPWQLAPALAVVGLGSGLIMGPYFSIVMAAVDPRETGSASGTLTAIQQVGNALGLAVLGTVYFGTGSVEITLAVAAAMVAATFVVGLMLPRHGRTDADLVH, from the coding sequence GTGACCGTCCTCGACACCCGCCCCACGGTGGCGACCCCCCAGCAGCCAGTCGCCTACCGGTGGCGCTGGCCCGCACTGTTCGTCATCCTCGCCGGCTCCGTGATGGAGCTGCTCGACGCCACCGTCACCCACATCGCGGGCCCGACCATGCGGGCCGACCTCGGCGGTGGCACCTCGCTGATCCAGTGGCTCGGCGCCGCCTACACGCTGGCCATGACCGCGGGCCTGCTGACCGGCGGCAGGCTCGGCGACATCGTCGGCCGTAAGCGGATGTTCCTCATCGGCGTCATCGGCTTCACGATCGGCTCGCTGTTCTGCGCCGTCGCCGTCTCACCCGAGACGATGATCGCCGCCAGGGTCGCGCAGGGCCTGTTCGGCGCGGCGATGATCCCGCAGGGGCTCGGGCTGATGAAGGAGATGTTCCCGCCGAAGGAGCTACAGGCGGCGTTCGGGCTGTTCGGCCCGGTCATGGGCCTGTCGGCGATCGGCGGCCCCATCCTGGCGGGCTGGCTGGTCAGCGCCGACCTGTTCGGCACCGGCTGGCGGATGATCTTTCTGATCAACCTCCCGATCGGCGTGGCGGCGGTGCTCGCGGCGGTGCGCTTCCTGCCCTCCTCGCCGCCCGCCGGCGGCGTCCGGCTCGACCTGCCTGGGGCCGCCCTCGCCTCCCTCGGCACCGTTCTGATCGTCTTCCCGCTGGTCCAGGGCGGCGAGCACGGCTGGCCGCTCTGGTCGTTCGCGATGATGGCCGCCTCGGCCGTGACCTTCGCCTGCTTCGTCGGCTACGAGAAGCGCCGTGACCGCGACCCGCTGATCGCCCCCTCGCTGTTCCGCAAGCCCGCGTTCGTCTCCGGCCTGGCCGTCGGCGCCATCTACTTCGCCGCGTTCGGGGGCGTGCTGCTGGTGATCGGCCTCTACACCCAGCTCGGTCTCGGCTACTCGCCGCTGAAGGCGGCGCTGACCGGCGTGCCGTCCTCGATCGGGATGATCGCCGGCATGGGCGTCGCGCAGGCCACGCAGAAGCACGGCCGCAGGGTCCTGCTGGCCGGAGCGGTCGTCATGGGCCTGGCGGTGCTCGCCCTCCTCGTCGTCGCCGAGCAGGGCGTGACGCCGTGGCAGCTCGCCCCCGCGCTCGCCGTCGTCGGCCTCGGCAGCGGGCTGATCATGGGCCCCTACTTCAGCATCGTGATGGCCGCGGTCGATCCCCGGGAGACCGGTTCGGCCTCCGGCACGCTCACCGCGATCCAGCAGGTCGGCAACGCGCTCGGCCTGGCCGTCCTCGGCACCGTCTACTTCGGCACCGGAAGCGTGGAGATCACCCTCGCCGTGGCCGCCGCGATGGTGGCGGCGACCTTCGTGGTCGGGCTGATGCTGCCCAGGCACGGCCGTACCGACGCCGACCTCGTACACTGA
- a CDS encoding DUF418 domain-containing protein: MTQTQAPPARRIHEIDAVRGFALGGILVANIGFFADPGYATGGGTLPITEGPVALVVSTLVLTKFYVIFSFLFGYSFTLQMRSWGDRVKGRMLRRCLGLFTLGVLQGFLLWIGDILTLYAALGLILLAMRNVRPKTAVVTGSVIIGVMSLLWLSLAALTLLDPSAGATPAIDPAAAARAQALVTGSPLDFLTYQAETYPGLALFVWLGQGPMAMALFLFGLAAGKSRLFEEPERWAHLVPRVQALGFGIGLPAAVFFTWSISASGSWELVGMAVTNVASPLLAAAYVVTLLQVVRRVPAVGAALSPAGRSAASNYIGQSVLMCLVFTGYGLALAGSLSPLAVMGVAALIYTLLLALSAWWMRGHRYGPIEYGLRRFTNLSA, from the coding sequence ATGACGCAGACCCAGGCTCCTCCAGCCAGGCGCATCCACGAGATCGACGCCGTCAGGGGCTTCGCGCTCGGGGGCATCCTGGTGGCGAACATCGGCTTCTTCGCCGACCCCGGCTACGCCACGGGCGGCGGCACGCTGCCCATCACCGAGGGCCCGGTCGCCCTCGTGGTCAGCACGCTCGTACTGACCAAGTTCTACGTCATCTTCTCCTTCCTGTTCGGCTACTCCTTCACCCTGCAGATGCGCTCGTGGGGCGACAGGGTGAAGGGAAGGATGCTGCGCCGCTGCCTCGGCCTGTTCACGCTGGGCGTGCTGCAGGGCTTCCTGCTGTGGATCGGCGACATCCTCACCCTCTACGCTGCGCTCGGCCTGATCCTGCTGGCCATGCGGAACGTCAGGCCGAAGACCGCCGTCGTGACCGGCTCGGTGATCATCGGCGTCATGTCGCTGCTGTGGCTCTCCCTCGCGGCGCTGACGCTGCTCGACCCGAGCGCCGGCGCGACCCCTGCGATCGATCCGGCCGCCGCCGCGCGGGCCCAGGCGCTGGTGACCGGGAGCCCGCTGGACTTCCTCACCTACCAGGCGGAGACCTACCCGGGGCTGGCGTTGTTCGTCTGGCTCGGCCAGGGCCCGATGGCGATGGCGCTGTTCCTGTTCGGGCTGGCCGCGGGCAAGTCGCGGCTGTTCGAGGAGCCCGAGCGCTGGGCGCACCTGGTCCCCCGCGTCCAGGCACTGGGGTTCGGGATCGGGCTGCCCGCCGCCGTCTTCTTCACCTGGTCGATCAGCGCCTCCGGCAGCTGGGAACTGGTCGGGATGGCGGTCACCAACGTGGCCTCGCCACTGCTGGCCGCCGCCTACGTGGTCACGCTGCTCCAGGTGGTCAGGCGGGTGCCCGCGGTCGGCGCGGCGCTCTCACCCGCGGGCAGGTCCGCCGCCTCCAACTACATCGGCCAGTCGGTGCTGATGTGCCTGGTCTTCACCGGGTACGGCCTGGCGCTGGCGGGCAGCCTGTCGCCCCTCGCGGTGATGGGCGTGGCCGCGCTGATCTACACGCTCCTGCT
- a CDS encoding adenylate/guanylate cyclase domain-containing protein, which yields MRPTAEEIERLLVGTPAHHTRGEVAARAGVSQELAERIWRALGFATLADDAVAFSDADVAALRRVRKMLDSGLMDEPTVIRMARALGQTTARLAQWQAEIMVGAMLPPDVQPSDADLARILETSQQLLPDFEHVLIHVWRAQLAAAGTRLLAIADINDDLVPTRVSLAVGFADLVSFTRRSRELSERELAELVEGFESRAADVVAVHGARLVKTLGDEVLFTAPSRAQAARIALDLVETGELRIGMAYGPVLPMMGDVFGTTVNLAARLTAIARPGTIVVDADLAEGLAEEGFDLHKIRRRPARGLGVVQPYVLRRSSP from the coding sequence ATGAGGCCGACGGCCGAGGAGATCGAGCGGCTGCTGGTCGGCACCCCCGCCCACCACACCAGGGGAGAGGTGGCCGCGCGGGCGGGCGTGTCGCAGGAGCTCGCCGAGCGGATCTGGCGGGCCCTCGGCTTCGCCACGCTCGCCGACGACGCGGTGGCCTTCAGCGACGCCGACGTGGCCGCGCTGCGGCGGGTGCGCAAGATGCTCGACAGCGGGCTGATGGACGAGCCCACGGTCATCCGCATGGCCAGGGCGCTCGGCCAGACCACCGCCAGGCTCGCCCAGTGGCAGGCCGAGATCATGGTCGGCGCGATGCTGCCGCCCGACGTACAGCCCTCCGACGCCGACCTCGCCCGGATCCTGGAGACCTCGCAGCAGCTTCTTCCCGACTTCGAGCACGTGCTCATCCACGTCTGGCGGGCCCAGCTGGCCGCGGCGGGCACCCGGCTGCTGGCGATCGCCGACATCAACGACGACCTCGTGCCCACCCGCGTCTCCCTCGCCGTGGGGTTCGCCGATCTCGTCTCCTTCACCAGAAGATCCAGGGAGTTGTCGGAGCGGGAGCTGGCCGAGCTGGTGGAGGGGTTCGAGTCGCGCGCCGCCGACGTCGTCGCCGTCCACGGCGCCAGGCTGGTCAAGACGCTGGGCGACGAGGTGCTGTTCACCGCGCCCAGCAGGGCGCAGGCCGCGCGGATCGCGCTCGACCTCGTCGAGACCGGCGAGCTGCGCATCGGCATGGCCTACGGCCCCGTGCTGCCGATGATGGGAGACGTCTTCGGCACCACCGTCAACCTGGCGGCGCGGCTGACCGCCATCGCCAGGCCTGGAACCATCGTGGTCGACGCCGATCTCGCCGAAGGGCTCGCCGAAGAGGGCTTCGATCTGCACAAAATTCGTCGAAGGCCAGCTAGAGGACTCGGCGTGGTGCAGCCGTATGTCTTGCGGCGATCATCGCCTTGA
- a CDS encoding biotin--[acetyl-CoA-carboxylase] ligase, with the protein MSESPFTDLDRPPLSEAALNRALVRPGGLWSGVTVVDRAGSTNADLAERAKSGEREGAVLIAETQLAGRGRLGRVWNAPPRSGLTFSVLLRPDVPQLRQGWLPLLFGVAAASAVRRVAGVDVRLKWPNDLLVGERKLAGILAERVETGAVVVGMGLNVSLRADELPVGTATSIAIELGDRAKSDSAKSDRAEHEEPAEGGEGQPGSMDERAHGTDRDPLIRAILREIESHYRDWQSAGGDADACGLRAAYQASSATIGREVRVELPGDRILTGTATGVDAEGHLQVGGRTLSAGDVVHVRPAS; encoded by the coding sequence GTGTCCGAATCGCCCTTCACCGACCTCGACCGCCCGCCGCTGAGCGAGGCGGCGCTCAACCGTGCGCTGGTCAGACCCGGCGGCCTGTGGTCGGGTGTCACCGTCGTGGACCGCGCCGGCTCCACCAACGCCGACCTCGCCGAGCGGGCCAAGTCGGGCGAGCGGGAGGGGGCGGTGCTGATCGCGGAGACGCAGCTCGCCGGACGCGGCAGGCTCGGCAGGGTCTGGAACGCGCCGCCTCGCTCCGGGCTGACCTTCTCCGTGCTGCTGCGTCCCGACGTGCCGCAGCTCAGGCAGGGCTGGCTGCCGCTGCTGTTCGGCGTGGCGGCGGCCTCCGCCGTACGGCGGGTCGCCGGGGTCGACGTCCGGCTGAAGTGGCCGAACGACCTGCTCGTCGGCGAGCGGAAGCTCGCCGGGATCCTGGCCGAGCGGGTCGAGACCGGCGCGGTCGTGGTCGGGATGGGGTTGAACGTCTCGCTCCGCGCCGACGAGCTGCCCGTCGGCACCGCCACCTCGATCGCGATCGAGCTCGGCGACAGGGCCAAGAGTGACAGCGCGAAGAGCGACAGGGCGGAACACGAGGAGCCCGCGGAAGGTGGGGAGGGGCAGCCGGGTTCCATGGACGAGCGCGCGCACGGCACCGACCGTGACCCGCTGATCCGGGCCATCCTCAGGGAGATCGAGAGCCACTACCGCGACTGGCAGAGCGCCGGCGGCGACGCGGACGCCTGCGGGCTGCGCGCCGCCTACCAGGCCTCCAGCGCCACCATCGGCCGCGAGGTACGGGTGGAGCTGCCCGGCGACCGCATCCTGACGGGCACGGCCACCGGCGTCGACGCGGAGGGGCATCTCCAGGTCGGCGGCAGGACGCTCAGCGCGGGCGACGTGGTCCACGTCCGCCCCGCTTCCTGA
- a CDS encoding response regulator transcription factor yields the protein MTCVLLAEDDTSISEPLARALRREGYQVEVSPDGPQALERALSGGIDLIVLDLGLPEMDGLEVARRIRAEGHGTPVLILTARVDEVDTVVGLDAGADDYVTKPFRLAELLARVRALLRRGTSETPVVQGVRIDADSRRAWMGEKELHLTTKEFDLLRVLVRDAGKVVTREQIMREVWDTNWWGSTKTLDMHISWLRRKLGDDAAKPRYITTVRGVGFRFERE from the coding sequence ATGACCTGCGTACTTCTCGCCGAGGATGACACCTCGATTTCCGAGCCGCTCGCGCGCGCCCTGCGCCGCGAGGGCTATCAGGTTGAGGTGAGCCCCGACGGCCCGCAGGCCCTCGAGAGGGCTCTGTCGGGGGGCATCGACCTCATCGTTCTCGACCTTGGCCTGCCGGAGATGGACGGCCTCGAGGTCGCCCGCCGGATTCGGGCCGAGGGCCACGGCACTCCGGTGCTCATCCTCACCGCTCGCGTCGACGAAGTCGACACCGTCGTCGGTCTCGACGCCGGCGCCGACGACTACGTCACCAAGCCGTTCCGCCTGGCGGAGCTGCTCGCCCGTGTCCGAGCCCTGCTGCGGCGCGGCACCTCAGAGACCCCTGTCGTCCAGGGCGTGCGCATCGACGCCGACTCCCGTCGCGCGTGGATGGGCGAGAAGGAGCTGCACCTGACGACCAAGGAGTTCGACCTGCTACGCGTCCTCGTGCGGGACGCGGGGAAGGTCGTCACGCGCGAGCAGATCATGCGCGAGGTCTGGGACACCAACTGGTGGGGTTCCACCAAGACACTTGACATGCACATCTCCTGGCTACGGCGAAAGCTCGGCGACGACGCCGCCAAGCCGCGCTACATCACGACCGTCAGGGGAGTCGGCTTCAGGTTCGAGCGAGAGTAG
- a CDS encoding PH domain-containing protein: MRSFNPHWKRLIGPAVALVLIVAATGVALYLIPGDWEYAFYGRAAAVVIAVILLTIWSFIPYLQWKNTGYVLTTHRFTISTGVLNKSTDEIPLTKVNSVSSDQSFAERMLGCGTLTVESASDQGQLALRDIPKIQDVRADLFRAVEDVSDGVVDGR, encoded by the coding sequence ATCAGGTCGTTCAACCCGCACTGGAAGCGGCTCATCGGCCCCGCCGTCGCGCTCGTCCTCATCGTCGCCGCGACCGGCGTCGCGCTGTACCTCATCCCGGGTGACTGGGAGTACGCCTTCTACGGCAGGGCCGCGGCCGTCGTGATCGCGGTCATCCTGCTGACGATCTGGTCGTTCATCCCCTACCTGCAGTGGAAGAACACCGGCTACGTGCTCACCACGCACCGCTTCACCATCAGCACGGGCGTGCTGAACAAGTCGACCGACGAGATCCCCCTCACCAAGGTCAACTCGGTCAGCTCCGACCAGTCGTTCGCCGAGCGCATGCTGGGCTGCGGCACGCTGACCGTCGAGTCGGCCAGCGACCAGGGGCAGCTCGCGCTCCGCGACATCCCGAAGATCCAGGACGTGCGGGCCGACCTGTTCCGAGCGGTGGAGGACGTCTCCGACGGTGTCGTCGACGGAAGGTAG
- the bfr gene encoding bacterioferritin translates to MQGDKQIIELLNEQLTAELTAINQYFLHAKMQENWGYTRLAKHTREESIDEMRHAERLTDRILFLEGLPNYQRLGTLHIGQTVEEQLRADLEVELGVVNRLKPGIKLMREKGDTTSARLFEDILADEEHHIDYLETELGLIQSLGEQLYLARYAEPPSD, encoded by the coding sequence ATGCAGGGCGACAAGCAGATCATCGAGTTGCTCAACGAGCAGCTGACCGCGGAGCTCACCGCTATCAACCAGTACTTCCTGCACGCCAAGATGCAGGAGAACTGGGGCTACACCAGGCTGGCCAAGCACACTCGCGAAGAGTCGATCGACGAGATGCGCCACGCCGAGCGGCTCACCGACCGCATCCTGTTCCTCGAGGGGCTGCCCAACTACCAGCGGCTCGGCACCCTCCACATCGGCCAGACCGTGGAGGAGCAGCTGCGCGCCGACCTCGAGGTGGAGCTGGGCGTCGTGAACCGGCTCAAGCCTGGCATCAAGCTGATGCGCGAGAAGGGCGACACGACCTCGGCGCGCCTGTTCGAGGACATCCTCGCCGACGAGGAGCATCACATCGACTATCTGGAAACCGAACTGGGGCTCATCCAGAGCCTGGGCGAGCAGCTCTACCTTGCTCGCTACGCCGAGCCCCCGTCCGACTGA
- a CDS encoding MBL fold metallo-hydrolase produces the protein MIDRVITSGTFSLDGGTWEVDNNVWLVGDARSVIVIDAAHSAEKIAERVGGRSVSAIVCTHAHNDHINAAAPLAELTGAPILLHPADQVLWEMHYGDAVPYTPLEDGASLKVGGIELRVIHTPGHAPGAVCLHAPELGVVFTGDTLFSGGPGATGRSFSSKETLLESIRTRLLPLPAETVVHTGHGDSTTIGAESSHLTT, from the coding sequence CTGATCGACAGGGTCATCACCTCGGGGACCTTCTCGCTCGACGGCGGCACGTGGGAGGTCGACAACAACGTGTGGCTGGTCGGCGACGCCCGCTCGGTGATCGTCATCGACGCCGCGCACTCCGCCGAGAAGATCGCCGAGCGCGTCGGCGGCAGGAGCGTCTCCGCGATCGTCTGCACGCACGCGCACAACGACCACATCAACGCCGCCGCCCCGCTGGCCGAGCTGACCGGGGCGCCCATCCTGCTGCACCCAGCCGACCAGGTGCTCTGGGAGATGCACTACGGCGACGCCGTGCCCTACACGCCGCTGGAGGACGGGGCGTCGCTCAAGGTCGGCGGGATCGAGCTGCGGGTGATCCACACGCCGGGTCACGCGCCCGGCGCGGTGTGCCTGCACGCCCCCGAGCTGGGTGTGGTCTTCACCGGTGACACGCTCTTCTCCGGCGGGCCCGGCGCGACCGGCAGGTCGTTCTCGTCGAAGGAGACGCTGCTCGAGTCGATCAGGACGCGGCTGCTGCCGCTGCCCGCCGAGACCGTCGTCCACACCGGCCACGGCGACTCCACGACCATCGGCGCGGAGAGTTCCCACCTGACCACGTAG
- a CDS encoding ArsR family transcriptional regulator: MSQPAVSQHLRVLRDNGFASVRGRQAALHRRGGPAARGRPVDGALPPVLGPAARRPGNGAGSRQASTHAGANRGVPVRDIVGARRTKTRGPPPSRPPPRRRTRSPSTRPDISRSPFFVAFARPPCHDFSHDSPGSSPDPGRTAHQVVQPALEAAHRPRRRARPHRRRDRRRAVPHPG, encoded by the coding sequence ATCTCCCAGCCGGCCGTCTCGCAGCACCTGCGGGTGCTCCGCGACAACGGGTTCGCCAGCGTCCGCGGGCGCCAAGCGGCTCTACACCGTCGAGGCGGCCCCGCTGCGCGAGGTCGACCAGTGGATGGAGCGCTTCCGCCGGTTCTGGGACCAGCGGCTCGACGCCCTGGAAACGGAGCTGGCTCGCGGCAGGCGAGCACGCACGCAGGAGCCAACAGAGGAGTCCCCGTGAGAGACATCGTCGGGGCCAGGCGCACGAAAACGCGGGGGCCACCGCCGAGCAGGCCGCCGCCGCGGCGAAGAACACGATCGCCTTCTACACGCCCTGACATCTCGCGTTCGCCCTTCTTCGTGGCGTTCGCCCGGCCTCCGTGCCACGATTTCAGCCATGACTCTCCCGGATCATCACCTGACCCAGGGCGAACGGCGCATCAGGTCGTTCAACCCGCACTGGAAGCGGCTCATCGGCCCCGCCGTCGCGCTCGTCCTCATCGTCGCCGCGACCGGCGTCGCGCTGTACCTCATCCCGGGTGA
- a CDS encoding (2Fe-2S)-binding protein: MYVCVCRAVTENEVHDCITAGAKSARQIRDTTGAGSDCASCVRKICAILKRSEDLIPTA; this comes from the coding sequence ATGTACGTATGCGTGTGTCGTGCAGTGACCGAGAACGAGGTCCACGACTGCATCACTGCGGGCGCGAAGAGCGCACGGCAGATCCGCGACACCACGGGAGCCGGTAGCGACTGCGCTTCTTGCGTCAGGAAGATCTGTGCGATCCTGAAACGGTCTGAGGACCTGATTCCGACCGCATAG
- a CDS encoding peptidase inhibitor family I36 protein, with translation MAAVALSVLPTTPAQATTGYDRCHEGYYCMFSGLDGTGDIIEIQVSTPDLAVLNMDDRAKSDWNRTDFVIHLYSEANYEGCTAGTSPRGKGNFFSTYRDFFSSVRIGGPNGPSCGTTDPEFRVKAHA, from the coding sequence ATGGCAGCTGTCGCGCTATCCGTCCTCCCGACCACTCCCGCCCAGGCCACCACCGGCTACGACCGATGCCACGAGGGCTACTACTGCATGTTCTCCGGCCTCGACGGCACGGGCGACATCATCGAGATCCAGGTCAGCACGCCGGACCTCGCGGTGTTGAACATGGACGACAGGGCCAAGTCCGACTGGAACAGGACCGACTTCGTCATCCACCTCTACTCCGAGGCCAACTACGAGGGCTGCACGGCAGGCACCAGCCCCCGCGGCAAGGGCAACTTCTTCAGCACCTACCGCGACTTCTTCAGCTCGGTCCGCATCGGCGGCCCGAACGGCCCCTCCTGCGGCACCACCGACCCCGAGTTCCGGGTCAAGGCCCACGCCTGA